In Xyrauchen texanus isolate HMW12.3.18 chromosome 14, RBS_HiC_50CHRs, whole genome shotgun sequence, the following are encoded in one genomic region:
- the LOC127655413 gene encoding uncharacterized protein LOC127655413, with protein MEVFQTRILHLSLCVIITLLTYADNSRSSSEQKIKQHINKTVFVGETVTLHCNRTPADEDITWKMNNSIIFIQSPYLNRTTTNFTSERMYIDPEVSRELKISQIQMSDAGNYSCYPAAIRWILTITITITDQNRQDNQFPRIMIITACTGVIIMCLTIILSIWIHRTWKNKTSGHRETGLDFSQAPTRGRIQAQNSQYFERYNSVYGQVTEYDHL; from the exons ATGGAGGTTTTCCAAACCAGGATTCTTCATCTGTCTCTGTGTGTCATCATTACTCTACTGACCTATGCAG ATAATTCCAGATCCAGTTCAGAGCAAAAGATAAAGCAGCACATCAACAAAACTGTCTTTGTGGGGGAAACAGTTACACTTCACTGCAACAGAACTCCGGCTGATGAAGACATTACATGGAAAATGAACAACTCCATTATATTTATTCAAAGCCCATACTTAAACAGAACTACGACAAACTTCACCTCAGAAAGGATGTATATTGATCCAGAGGTTTCAAGGGAATTGAAAATAtctcaaatacaaatgtctgacGCAGGCAACTATTCCTGTTATCCAGCAGCAATAAGATGGatattaacaataacaataacaataacag ACCAGAACAGACAAGACAATCAATTCCCCCGCATCATGATCATCACTGCATGTACTGGAGTCATTATCATGTGTCTAACAATAATCCTCAGCATCTGGATTCACAG GACATGGAAAAACAAAACCTCAGGTCACAGAGAAACAGGGCTGGATTTT TCACAGGCACCAACCAGAGGAAGGATACAGGCTCAAAACAGCCAGTACTTTGAAAGATACAACTCAGTGTATGGACAAGTAACTGAATATGATCACTTGTAA
- the si:ch211-141e20.2 gene encoding nectin-3 isoform X2 — MLGSLFWKKALGPSLLDLFFIFFNCISIAGVKVIGHDTAVIYGESAFLLSQLTESKDDLARIIWQKKTREDPKEKTFFNIRSDGKTEHVNGLGHRVKFIGNTAEKNGSIQLQEMRLLDEGIYTCIFVLYPSGTFETNINVTVLVPPVVNILKESPVAGRLEVTLSSCFASNARPAAEVFWRLGALNISGMRTETNHTVHPNGTVTVVSILLGVPVKHLNEMKVQCVVKHNSMTEEIDSTISIHYPPESVIIVPDFSLTEGKVFLCKVDCNPIPTYIWTSKENKSSPNYEDSKLLIPKLSSDFNGLYICKASNKYGSSSGSLYLHVHTESSTSSACWVLFGITVFICSVLGIVVLIWRKGLWDTIQERFRDLFPDRIQVPTDSPNSGDAQREEL, encoded by the exons ATGCTTGGTTCCCTTTTTTGGAAAAAAGCTCTCGGGCCGTCGCTGCttgatctgtttttcattttCTTCAACTGCATCAGCATTGCAG gTGTAAAGGTTATTGGTCACGATACAGCAGTCATTTATGGAGAAAGCGCCTTTTTGTTATCTCAGCTGACTGAGTCTAAAGACGATCTTGCTCGTATCATATGGCAAAAAAAGACAAGAGAAGACCCTAAAGAGAAGACCTTCTTTAATATTCGGTCCGATGGCAAAACAGAACATGTAAATGGTTTAGGGCACAGGGTAAAATTCATTGGGAACACTGCAGAGAAAAATGGATCAATTCAGCTACAGGAAATGAGGCTCCTGGATGAAGGGATCTACACATGCATCTTCGTGCTTTATCCTAGTGGGACATTTGAGACAAACATCAATGTTACAGTTCTTG TTCCTCCTGTAGTTAACATACTAAAGGAGTCACCTGTTGCTGGTAGGTTAGAGGTTACATTGTCATCATGCTTCGCCTCTAATGCACGACCTGCAGCAGAAGTATTCTGGAGATTAGGAGCTCTGAATATCTCAGGCATGAGGACTGAAACCAATCATACAGTTCACCCAAATGGAACAGTTACTGTTGTGTCCATCCTACTTGGTGTACCAGTCAAACATCTGAATGAGATGAAGGTCCAATGTGTTGTAAAACACAACAGCATGACAGAGGAAATTGACTCCACAATAAGCATCCATT ATCCTCCAGAATCCGTGATAATAGTTCCTGATTTCAGTTTAACAGAAGGCAAAGTTTTTCTCTGTAAAGTTGATTGTAACCCAATCCCAACCTACATCTGGACAAG caaagaaaataaaagttcTCCAAATTATGAAGACAGCAAACTTCTAATTCCCAAACTGTCCTCTGACTTCAATGGCTTGTACATTTGTAAAGCTTCAAATAAGTATGGAAGTTCATCAGGTTCTCTGTATTTGCATGTGCATACTG AATCCAGCACTTCTTCTGCCTGTTGGGTTCTGTTTGGTATTACTGTATTCATCTGCTCTGTTCTTGGCATTGTTGTGCTCATATGGAGAAAGGGGCTCTG GGATACAATTCAGGAGAGGTTTCGAGAtttgtttccagacaggattcaagtACCTACAGATTCCCCGAATTCAGGAGACGCACAG AGGGAAGAACTCTAG
- the si:ch211-141e20.2 gene encoding nectin-3 isoform X1, whose translation MVGVSETNNMLGSLFWKKALGPSLLDLFFIFFNCISIAGVKVIGHDTAVIYGESAFLLSQLTESKDDLARIIWQKKTREDPKEKTFFNIRSDGKTEHVNGLGHRVKFIGNTAEKNGSIQLQEMRLLDEGIYTCIFVLYPSGTFETNINVTVLVPPVVNILKESPVAGRLEVTLSSCFASNARPAAEVFWRLGALNISGMRTETNHTVHPNGTVTVVSILLGVPVKHLNEMKVQCVVKHNSMTEEIDSTISIHYPPESVIIVPDFSLTEGKVFLCKVDCNPIPTYIWTSKENKSSPNYEDSKLLIPKLSSDFNGLYICKASNKYGSSSGSLYLHVHTESSTSSACWVLFGITVFICSVLGIVVLIWRKGLWDTIQERFRDLFPDRIQVPTDSPNSGDAQREEL comes from the exons ATGGTTGGAGTTTCCGAAACAAACAATATGCTTGGTTCCCTTTTTTGGAAAAAAGCTCTCGGGCCGTCGCTGCttgatctgtttttcattttCTTCAACTGCATCAGCATTGCAG gTGTAAAGGTTATTGGTCACGATACAGCAGTCATTTATGGAGAAAGCGCCTTTTTGTTATCTCAGCTGACTGAGTCTAAAGACGATCTTGCTCGTATCATATGGCAAAAAAAGACAAGAGAAGACCCTAAAGAGAAGACCTTCTTTAATATTCGGTCCGATGGCAAAACAGAACATGTAAATGGTTTAGGGCACAGGGTAAAATTCATTGGGAACACTGCAGAGAAAAATGGATCAATTCAGCTACAGGAAATGAGGCTCCTGGATGAAGGGATCTACACATGCATCTTCGTGCTTTATCCTAGTGGGACATTTGAGACAAACATCAATGTTACAGTTCTTG TTCCTCCTGTAGTTAACATACTAAAGGAGTCACCTGTTGCTGGTAGGTTAGAGGTTACATTGTCATCATGCTTCGCCTCTAATGCACGACCTGCAGCAGAAGTATTCTGGAGATTAGGAGCTCTGAATATCTCAGGCATGAGGACTGAAACCAATCATACAGTTCACCCAAATGGAACAGTTACTGTTGTGTCCATCCTACTTGGTGTACCAGTCAAACATCTGAATGAGATGAAGGTCCAATGTGTTGTAAAACACAACAGCATGACAGAGGAAATTGACTCCACAATAAGCATCCATT ATCCTCCAGAATCCGTGATAATAGTTCCTGATTTCAGTTTAACAGAAGGCAAAGTTTTTCTCTGTAAAGTTGATTGTAACCCAATCCCAACCTACATCTGGACAAG caaagaaaataaaagttcTCCAAATTATGAAGACAGCAAACTTCTAATTCCCAAACTGTCCTCTGACTTCAATGGCTTGTACATTTGTAAAGCTTCAAATAAGTATGGAAGTTCATCAGGTTCTCTGTATTTGCATGTGCATACTG AATCCAGCACTTCTTCTGCCTGTTGGGTTCTGTTTGGTATTACTGTATTCATCTGCTCTGTTCTTGGCATTGTTGTGCTCATATGGAGAAAGGGGCTCTG GGATACAATTCAGGAGAGGTTTCGAGAtttgtttccagacaggattcaagtACCTACAGATTCCCCGAATTCAGGAGACGCACAG AGGGAAGAACTCTAG